The genomic segment TGTGCGCGCCGAGATGCAGCAGGTCCTCGCGCTTGAGCAGGATCCGCGCGCCCCACGCCGCGGAGAGGGCGCGGGCCTCGGTGAGCGGCGTCGGCCGCCCGGCGTAGTCGCGGAGCTCGGCGTCGAGCTCCGCGCGGAAGGCGGGGTCGGCCAGCGCGGCGCGCGCCTCGCGTTCCAGACGGGCCAGCGCCGCCTCGAGCGGCGGCGGGACCGCGCGGCCGCCGAAGGGGCCGAAGCGACCGGCTTCGTCCGGCAGCCGTCCTTCGACGAGATCCTGGAGCAGTTCGGCCTTGGTTCGTTCCGTGTCGGTGATCATGTCGCTCCCTTCCCGGCGCCGCCGCGACGCGGGAACGAGCGACGAAAAAGGCCCACTCCCGCGTTCGGAAGTGGGCCGGAAAAAACAAATCGCGCGCGACGACGCTACGACGCCACTCCCCTGTGGACGCCGCGCCGCCAGTTCCGCGCCGCGAAGTTCGCCGTGGTCGTCATCGCGCGGCGAATCTACCCGCGCCCGCGGCGCCTCGTCAAGCCGCCTTGTAACCACCCGCCGTCGCCGCGCATCCTTGAGACGACCGCGACACCCCACCACGGAGAACGACGATGGAGATGACGATCACCCTCCCCGGCGGCGACCGCGTGGACGCCCAGTTCGAGAAGATCTCGATCACGACGAACCAGGACGGCACCGCGCCGAGCCCGTTCCATCTCTTCCTGATGTCGATCGGGACCTGCGCCGGCTTCTACGTCAACAGCTTCTGCCGGCAGCGGCAGATCCCGACCGACGGGATCCGGCTGCGGCAACGGAACATCGTGGACGAGGCGACGCACCTCGTTTCGAAGATCGAGATCGACGTCGAGCTCCCGCCCGACTTCCCGCAGGCCTACCGCGACGCCGCGATCCGCGCCGCGCGGAGCTGCACCGTGAAGAAGCACCTCGAGCGGCCGCCGGCCATCGAGGTCAAGGCGGTCTGACGCGCCGCGGGGGCCGGCCCGACGCCGGCCCCCGCGCACCTTTCCCTCCGCGTCCTCGCCGGGCGCGACCGCCCGGCGGCCGGACGAACGGAACTACCCGCCGACGCGTCGGCCGGCGGCGCGGGCCATCATTCCGCCGATGTCCCGCTTGATCGAGCTCGCGAGCAGCGGCCCGCACGCCGACTTGTCCTTCGGACGGGCGGCGATGAAGGCCGAGTCCTTTTCGTCGAGCATCCCCGCGTTGGCCACCCGACCCGAGCGGTCGACGATCACCCACTGCAGGCCGATGACCTCGTCGCCGCGCTCGCTGGCCCGCAGCAGGTATTGCGCGTAGAGGGCGTATTCCCCCTGCGGCGGATGCGCCTTGACGTGCCGCCCGACGTCGCCCGCGACCTGCTCGAGCATCGAGGCCTGATCGCGGCGCCAGATCGTCCGGACGTTCGGAGCGTCGGCGGACGCGACGACCTTCGCGAAGCCGCTCGCCGCGAGCTGCTCGG from the bacterium genome contains:
- a CDS encoding OsmC family protein; this translates as MEMTITLPGGDRVDAQFEKISITTNQDGTAPSPFHLFLMSIGTCAGFYVNSFCRQRQIPTDGIRLRQRNIVDEATHLVSKIEIDVELPPDFPQAYRDAAIRAARSCTVKKHLERPPAIEVKAV